GTTCCTGAGATCTATTCCTGGTTGTTGTTGGCAGCACAAACTGGAAGCTGTAATCACAGTCTCTTGAGTAATCAGGCGCTAGGGTAGATAGTTTATTTATTAACCAACAAGGGTTAAAAATACTTTACATGGACATTATAGCACTATATATCCTTATAATTTGTGTTTCCTTACCTCAGACAATAAACTTTGGCTAACATGAGGagttcatgtttgtttggttttcaggcaaGATCATAATTATGGCTGTGTTTATGATCAAACCGCCTCCCTGTCAGcaaaatgattagttgattaatcagttagcacattgacagaaaattaatcaacaagtATTTTAATACTCAAAATAcatgttttgagacattttttcagaaaaaatatcCTGATTCTCTGATttttgcttctcaaatgtgaatattttctggtttctttagtcttctgtgacaataaactaaatatctttgggttgtggactgctggttgggacaaaagaataaatttgaggacgtcatcttggtgatcaacattttttactattttctgacatttgataGACAAACGACTGAttcattaatcaagaaaatactAATCAGTTGCAGCCTTAATCAGTAACAAGAAAACATTAGTGAAAAGGTTTTAAACtcagggctaacgttagctggttaACTAGCAGCGCTGTTGGTTAATTAGCATAAAGAAGGCTCACAAACATGGATGctagctgctgtttttattgacaCTCTTTAGCTTTTGActctgtaaaaaataaatctccTTATGTCCATCCCCTGTTTCACAGCTGAtttgtttggacaaaaacaataatttagctACAGTAAAGGACAACAAGCTAACGCTAATGTTAATTACTTGTGGGTTATAGTTAAAACCTCTGATGCTAAAGTCTCTTCAAATTCTGAAGCTCAAAGTCATTTATACATTCATTTAAGTCAAACTGTTTTATGGTGTGAGCTGGGATTGATTATTCATACCTCACACTGCGGTTAACGACATTTCTACACGACTTCCAGGGTGATACAACGAAGAGTTTTCTAGCTGGAAGGAGCCAAGTAGCCTAAACAGAGAGGGGCGTCTGTACGTAGCAGGCAaagttaaatgtgaataaaaacataaagaaaagtgACTTTTGTTTACATATAGgctttatatatatgtattattaaGCCTAATTAAAGCACTTATTGAGAAAATAGAAGGGAAGGGAACATGAGCCTCCTCAAGTTGAATGGGCACAGTGCCTCTTACTTACAAGTCAGAAACTGTTAATTATGCACTTCTGACATGATACACAATGTGATTTAGgatatttatttcagttattaGCAAGCTAACTATACTATAATACATATAAAGTACAGTCTGACTTTCTAAGTTTCATTTAAACTCAACCAGTAGGATTATTTCTGTCAGTGTATATCTCCAGGAAACATTTGTCTGACCAAAACTCCAATCAGGAGCCTTTTCCGAGGTgtagtgtaaaaaaaaccctgaaaatgtTCTCTTTAGTCCACGTTTCAGATTTGACAGGCTTCTGGGTTTTCCTCTGCACAGTTATCCTGACTACTCAGTAAACCTGCCTCTTGAACAAGCCCCTGCATTGGTTTCAGACCCTTTGACTGCTCTGATAGGGCCCAGTACtccaggttcaggttcaggtttcTTTGTTTGTACCCGTTGGTTTACAGTAGACAAGGCATCCATCTTGatacacattttacaaacaacacagacaacagacagacatgataAAAGTGTTCAAGGCTCCAATGATcaggatttaaaaagaaaaaaataacaataaaaaccaCTAAGCTAAACAACCACtagaataaataaagtaaaatgtagataaaaataaatatagcaTCTGTGCAATGTTGCTACCATGCTTGCATGTTTCCAGCTAATCAATCTGCCTCACCACAGATTACAGCATGACTCTGCACGCAAGATCATTTACAAGGAACGCCGGAAGAAGCATGAAAGCAAATGCCAGATATAATGGAAGTTAAGGCGTGGCAGATGCTATTAAACTAATAGATACTGAGTGCATCAGAAGAGAAAATAAGTTCTCCTGGAGACTCTATGTTCAGACCTGGACACCAGAACTGCAGTTTTATGTCAAACTGTGCTCCGTTTACTTATTAAACATGGCTATCGTGTGCTACATTCTTGTTTACACAAAActttgtttgcatgtgtctACAATCTCGATAACACCGTATCTGCACTTGAGTGATATGAGCGATATGAGCTAAATAGCCTTTCTTTGTGCTGGTTATCTGTTCATCGTGCTTATCAAAACGTTTTTAAGACGAACAACAGGTGAACTTCCAGTCACGGTTGTGCTCGCACAGTGGCAGGTATACAGCAGGTGAACAGACTAAAGGGTTAACATCTTCCTCTTGTGTGGGTGGGGTGATTAAAGGCACACGTCTCAAAATAAGAATCCAGACCTTGCGGGTCAGGACCTTGATCGCAGTGCTTTCACCTTTCTGTCTGCCTGCTTTGACAACCACATCCATGCACATCACACTTCCTCCAGTTATGTAACAGGTTACCATCTATCCAGACTTAACCAAATGTTGAACACTAATCCCTGAATGGCAGCTGATCAAGAGCAATTGATTTCAAAAGAGTAGTTAAAGCCGAGATAATAAGGAATAAAGTCCAATGACATGAAGTATCTTTAAAggcacatgtgtgtgtcataAAGGCTCTACGACACTTCTCTTAATGTTTTCTTCACCCTACCCTTAACTCTAAACCACTCTGCTACTCATTCTGTCaacacagaacaacagaaatgCTCTCTTTATTCCTTGTGCTTTATCAGTTGTGACATCTCCTCTCCAGAGCAGACTGCAGGCTTTGGCTTGAGATCCTTGAGAGGGATTTCACGTGCATACACACAGCACTTAAAGACATTAAACACATGTCACTCTCCCTTACCGTCCGAGTCTGGTCCTGTGTAGGTCAAATCCTAGCATTGTCCGAAGCAGCAAGCAGcaataaaacaaggaaatataaaaaaaaagaaatgtatgtacaaaaaaaagagtCAGTTATGTACAAGAGTCTCGCTCAGACCATCGTGCTCTTCTTCTCCCTGAAGTCCGAGTGCGTCGGCTCGTGGTAGGTTGTGATCATGTTGGCCGTGTCCCACCGTCCCACAGGGGCTGGAGAGCTCTGCATCACCACCAGCCTGATGGGAGACTGAGTCGGTTGTGGGTCGGGGGCGTACTCCTTGGTTGGATCTTTGCCCCGGCAGTCGTACATGATACACGATATCAGGAAGACCAGGAGCAAGATAACATAGCTGGCGATGAGGATGCAAAGGTTCAAAGTGACGGGATCGATCTCCTGGTAGTTTTCCAGAAAGCCCATGGTGCCTGCTTCATGCTGGGTGGCCCTGAGGCCTCCAAAAACAATCAGAGGCCTCAGATGAAGGGAAGGTAGAAGGTACCGACGGCCGCTACAGACTGAGAAACAAGCTGGTGACAGCAGGGCTTTCTCTCAATCTATCCTCTTCAATCTGTCTCTCGCTCCTGTcctcccccccttcccctccctcccaaCCTGCATCCTCTCTGCCTCGCTTCTGTCTCCCACCTCTCGGTTTCAGATGAGTGCTGTGGATACGTGGCTTTGTGGTAAAAATACTTTAATCCGCGCCACTCCTCCAACCTTGAATTTCTGCGATCAATGGCCCACTTTAATAACTTAAGCCTCAGTGGTAACTCAGCAACTGTGACAGATTCTGTTATATCATCTGCTTGCAAGTGCACATTAATTACTCTGTATGTGGCGTATTTGAGTgcatgtttcagtgtgtgtgtgtgtgtgtgtgtgtgtgtgtgtgtgtgtgtgtgtgtgtgtgtggtgtaatCTTAATCTTGATTGTGAGTGGGGATTGACGGAGGAAGCCATCTGGCTAAATAGAGGCCAGAGAGCACAACTAAAAAGCCACTCAGAAAAATGCTGGCATGATACCAAAAGTTTTAATTTAACCACACAACAAggtgaaatcttttttttccaaaatctGTGACctcatataattttttttttttaacatgtaatCCCGGCAGATTACCAGCTGCCTTTGTACTCTGTGTGTCAGACTCCTGGTTGTGCTCCACTGAAGCAACGAAGACGGGATTATCACAGCGGACAGCAATATAATCTCCGTCGATACATGACAATACAGGGCGTGTGTGAAGGTGCATGCTGGTGTGCAGGCAGGTGGGGTGAGGTGAGCACACACCTTCttataaaaatgacactttcagtttcagttgcaTGTGTTTGTCTCAACAAGTCATTTCTACTTGTTTGAGATTATTATGAGACCGATGgacagcagagggcagcagtTAGCAACAGTTGGAGGAGAATCATCTGCAGAGCTGGAGGTTGAACTTTGACCAGACAAAACTAATACATTTAAGTCCTAAGCAGGTTTTAAGAATGCAACATGTAAGTACTGGAAATTAAGTTCAGTATGGatataaaatgtttgatttttgagtgtgctTTTGATGGAGACTTGTCCcaaaatgcaatgcacaaaggaCGCTGAGACACTATTCCAGCTGCAAAAAAATGACTGTAGATAGTGattaaaaggttttaaataAGTAAAGAGTGAGTGGCAGTGTCTGTCAGCAGATGTCTTGTGTCGTTTCCAGTTTgtataaaacagtaaagtacATTTCTTAACGTTATACTAACTGtggaaatgaaaatgtctgtaTAAGTTTCACTCagttcttcccaaaaacaatgTTTACTGCTTAAACCAAACCATTCGAGTTGAAATACTCTTGAGTGTCATCTCTATAATCTTTTACACATTCAGACTGACATGTTTGCTATTTTTTTGGAAACGTTGAAGTCATGATTACAGTTTAAAATTCCTCCATTACAAGCAGACAAATGAATGCCTATCTGATTTTGTGAGCGTAATGTTTTAcaaaaattcatattttgatcCAATATATCAAGTCTTGACGTCTTGAGTTCTCACTTAAGACAGTTTTGGTGCTCTAGCTCAGCACTTAAGCCACTTAAAGTGAGAATAAAACATCCTCTACAATATGTTGCTAAGAACAATATCTTCCTTCAGGGGTTTTGGATCTTTTACATCTTAAATTCTTATAATCATGATAATTGGCGATTtaactgaatatttaaaaagCCTCAAACGCCGCAGTTGATCCTGAACTCTAAAACCTACAGAGGAGAACAGCACCAACGAGGATTATTCCTGCAGCACAAAAAGTATTCATAACATAAACAAGGAGAGCATGAAATCAACCACTAATCTGCTCCAGGTCCCCTGCAGAACAAACTCTGTCAGTCGTGATGTTTCCTGTCTCCTGGTGTGTAACACTCAGAGTAGGCAGCAGATGGACATCTGCACATACAGCGCAGAATGACCTCAGTCCTCCTCGCTTGAGTTTTACGCCTGTAATCCTTCTATATGTTCAGGAAACCGATGCCAGAAGCAAAAAAGGCTTGACCCCGATCCTGCCTGGCCTCCTCTGAGCTCCTGAGGGGGGGTCGGGAGGGTTGTGTCGGGCTAACATGCGGCGACCTGCGCTGTCACTGACGAGTCATCCGTCAAAGAGAGATGATGACCTCTGTGCGTCACTGAGCCTGGTCCCACTCCAGAAGTCGACATCTGGACGAGTCAAAGTGCACTCTACATACTGCAGTTAGCGATGACTGCATCATTTCCACTT
The genomic region above belongs to Thunnus albacares chromosome 17, fThuAlb1.1, whole genome shotgun sequence and contains:
- the LOC122967365 gene encoding small integral membrane protein 36-like: MGFLENYQEIDPVTLNLCILIASYVILLLVFLISCIMYDCRGKDPTKEYAPDPQPTQSPIRLVVMQSSPAPVGRWDTANMITTYHEPTHSDFREKKSTMV